The following proteins are co-located in the Leptospira weilii genome:
- a CDS encoding transglycosylase domain-containing protein has protein sequence MTFGNGKIFSIFNILKEGFVGFFRFVKAYWRFIFRYAIIAIIALVSFLIGGSYVVWLTKRDEIVSNLDKFKNEVTNYYEISQIRPIRILDRNGKLIGEFSRRKFKPIRTDNLAEHGNVIWALLSSEDREFYNHHGINYTALLRAIIINLTTFQKQGGSTITQQLAKLTLDLGARNIFNKITEFYCTFYLESQFDKNTILSMYLNRIFLGEGNTGVEEASRYYFNKAAAELTPAEAAMLVGIIPAPSNYNPVRSLKTALKRQKLVLTPMSENQHLHPNPASIEKNFAKKIESNLKAFKYFYKVEITKDGDKEFYASEIARYGFDKDFTINLAPDFNYGIRQHILDTFNEIDIETRGMNVYTTLDYDKQDAAEKSLREGIESVRKKLNDVKAAYVKRGDSEEARIQQSIVDNMNGSLISINPGNGYIEAMVGSYKISNIFRLNRAVSALRQPGSTIKALIYAIAFENRIITPSSTVVDEEINIRGYSPKNWYKGYKGNITARIAFAQSVNTIAVKLLNEFGVNDFLEKISMILDIDKATLEKRFQPNLSLALGSGELSPMELALIYATIANGGKKVTPVQILRITDFEGSEMFSTPLKDPNEAIQILDPVACAETINLLEAVLSEQGTMKLKLKDEDFFPMGGKTGTVQSPKEARKKWGSRKGVRDAWFAGVNPDLVTTVWIGNDVGAPFEGSGSGISGNIWFRYVNYIAKNIGFSETLVKPFNGDFVKVDVCGETGLLLHSSVPCLYPLYGQYYYIGEQPSAPEGITAVTTSENSAQELEAATTEKTILPQGEENDADSVELELPEVTDNPPN, from the coding sequence ATGACATTCGGCAACGGAAAAATATTCTCTATTTTTAATATACTCAAAGAAGGTTTCGTAGGCTTTTTTCGTTTCGTAAAAGCGTATTGGAGATTCATATTTCGTTATGCGATCATTGCGATCATCGCGCTCGTTTCTTTTTTGATCGGGGGCTCTTACGTGGTCTGGTTGACCAAAAGGGACGAAATCGTTTCCAATCTGGATAAATTCAAAAATGAAGTCACAAATTATTACGAAATCAGTCAGATTCGTCCTATTCGAATTTTGGATCGAAACGGAAAGCTAATCGGAGAATTTTCGAGGAGAAAGTTTAAACCAATCCGCACAGACAATCTTGCAGAACATGGGAACGTCATTTGGGCGCTTCTTTCTTCCGAAGATAGGGAATTTTACAATCATCACGGAATCAATTACACCGCGCTTTTGCGGGCGATCATCATCAATCTCACCACCTTTCAAAAACAGGGCGGGTCCACGATCACTCAACAGCTCGCAAAACTGACCTTGGATCTGGGAGCGAGAAATATCTTTAACAAAATTACGGAATTCTATTGTACCTTTTATCTCGAAAGCCAGTTTGACAAGAATACGATTCTTTCCATGTATCTCAATCGGATTTTCTTAGGTGAGGGAAATACGGGAGTGGAGGAAGCGAGCCGTTACTATTTCAACAAAGCCGCGGCCGAGTTGACTCCTGCCGAAGCTGCGATGCTCGTTGGAATCATTCCCGCTCCTTCGAATTACAATCCGGTCCGAAGCCTCAAGACGGCGCTCAAAAGGCAAAAACTGGTTCTGACTCCTATGTCCGAAAATCAACATCTGCATCCGAATCCCGCAAGCATTGAAAAAAATTTTGCAAAAAAAATCGAATCCAATCTGAAAGCATTCAAATACTTTTACAAGGTCGAGATTACAAAAGACGGAGATAAGGAATTCTACGCTTCGGAAATAGCACGATACGGTTTTGACAAGGACTTTACGATCAATCTCGCCCCGGATTTTAATTACGGAATTCGTCAGCACATTTTGGATACGTTCAACGAAATCGACATTGAGACCCGAGGAATGAACGTTTATACAACTCTCGATTATGATAAACAAGACGCCGCGGAAAAATCCCTAAGAGAGGGAATCGAATCCGTTCGCAAAAAACTGAACGATGTAAAAGCCGCCTACGTGAAAAGAGGCGATTCGGAGGAAGCAAGAATCCAACAATCCATCGTCGACAACATGAACGGGTCCTTGATTTCGATCAATCCCGGAAACGGTTATATCGAGGCGATGGTCGGTAGTTACAAAATCTCTAATATATTTAGGCTCAATCGAGCGGTCTCTGCGCTCAGACAACCCGGTTCTACGATCAAGGCTTTGATCTACGCAATCGCGTTTGAAAACAGGATTATTACTCCTTCGTCCACGGTTGTGGATGAGGAGATTAACATCCGAGGTTATTCTCCAAAAAATTGGTACAAAGGTTATAAAGGGAATATCACCGCCAGGATTGCGTTCGCACAATCGGTCAATACGATCGCCGTGAAATTGTTAAACGAATTCGGTGTGAATGACTTTTTAGAAAAAATTTCGATGATCTTGGATATAGACAAGGCGACTCTTGAAAAAAGATTCCAGCCGAATCTTTCCTTGGCTCTCGGTTCGGGAGAATTGTCGCCGATGGAACTTGCTTTGATTTATGCTACGATTGCAAATGGAGGAAAAAAAGTTACTCCCGTTCAAATTCTAAGAATTACGGATTTTGAAGGAAGCGAAATGTTTTCCACACCTTTGAAAGATCCGAACGAAGCGATTCAGATTTTAGATCCGGTTGCCTGTGCGGAAACGATCAATCTTTTGGAAGCGGTATTAAGCGAACAAGGTACGATGAAACTCAAATTGAAAGACGAAGACTTTTTTCCGATGGGCGGTAAAACGGGAACGGTTCAGTCTCCGAAAGAAGCTCGTAAAAAATGGGGATCCCGTAAGGGAGTAAGAGACGCTTGGTTTGCTGGCGTGAATCCCGATTTAGTTACGACAGTCTGGATTGGCAATGACGTGGGCGCTCCGTTCGAAGGTTCGGGTTCCGGAATCAGCGGAAATATCTGGTTTCGTTATGTGAACTATATCGCAAAAAACATAGGCTTTTCAGAAACTCTCGTAAAACCGTTTAACGGCGATTTTGTGAAAGTCGATGTGTGTGGGGAAACCGGTTTGCTGCTGCATTCGTCCGTTCCTTGTTTGTATCCTTTATACGGTCAATATTATTACATCGGGGAACAACCTTCCGCTCCCGAGGGTATTACCGCCGTTACGACTTCGGAAAATTCCGCGCAAGAGTTGGAAGCGGCTACGACCGAAAAAACGATCCTTCCTCAAGGGGAGGAAAACGACGCGGATTCTGTCGAACTTGAACTTCCGGAAGTTACAGATAATCCTCCAAACTAG
- the tpx gene encoding thiol peroxidase: MAQVTLKGNQVSLEGKIPAPGDKAPDFKAIKQDLAEFGLKDYSGKVKILVAVPSLDTSVCALETRVFNEKAAGLSGITTLIISGDLPFAMKRFCSTEGINSPNLVTGSQFRDFSFSKAYGTHIADGPLKGLSARAVFVVDKSDTVRYVELVSEIGSEPNYEAALTAAQAAL; encoded by the coding sequence ATGGCACAAGTTACACTCAAAGGTAATCAGGTATCGTTAGAAGGAAAAATTCCCGCTCCAGGAGATAAGGCTCCCGACTTCAAAGCGATCAAACAGGATCTCGCCGAATTCGGTCTTAAAGATTATTCGGGTAAAGTAAAAATTCTCGTAGCTGTTCCGAGTTTGGACACTTCTGTTTGCGCTCTGGAAACCAGAGTATTCAACGAAAAAGCGGCGGGGCTTTCTGGCATTACAACTTTGATTATCTCGGGCGACTTACCCTTTGCGATGAAACGTTTTTGTTCCACGGAAGGAATCAATTCTCCGAATCTCGTAACAGGATCTCAATTTAGAGATTTCTCGTTTTCAAAAGCGTACGGAACTCATATCGCGGACGGTCCGCTCAAAGGACTCTCCGCAAGAGCGGTCTTTGTCGTGGATAAATCGGATACGGTTCGTTACGTAGAACTCGTTTCCGAAATTGGATCGGAGCCGAATTACGAAGCGGCGCTTACGGCGGCCCAGGCGGCACTGTAA
- a CDS encoding AAA family ATPase, which produces MEKSLILLRGLPGAGKSTLAKLLSENGRYPIFSVDDYFTDPKTKEYNFDHKKNHLAYKYCEEQARKEAENGASKIFLDNTFTLSWEIKPYFQIASQFGYAVFVVTVENYHNGKNTHFIDDESLKKMASKYKVRLLPENLLE; this is translated from the coding sequence GTGGAAAAGTCACTCATCTTACTCAGAGGCCTACCGGGAGCCGGTAAAAGTACGCTCGCCAAACTCTTGTCCGAAAACGGGAGATATCCCATTTTCAGCGTGGACGACTACTTTACGGATCCAAAAACGAAAGAATACAATTTCGATCATAAGAAGAACCATCTCGCATATAAATACTGTGAGGAACAAGCTCGTAAAGAAGCGGAGAACGGGGCCTCGAAAATTTTCTTGGATAACACGTTTACTCTTTCTTGGGAAATAAAGCCCTATTTTCAAATCGCGTCCCAATTCGGATATGCGGTTTTCGTAGTCACCGTGGAAAACTATCATAACGGAAAAAATACTCACTTCATCGACGATGAATCCTTGAAAAAGATGGCCTCAAAATATAAAGTTCGCCTCCTACCCGAAAATCTTTTAGAATGA
- a CDS encoding LIC13081 family protein, with the protein MITTTVTFLVSYSLDDAFRFVADFRNLVYWGDRISNVSPISSRNGNHFPIYELLYSFGPFKLKANYFAKEWTPNSRMIMEIHSSFIDQRDIYTFQTSSRGTKITFTNHSKLKYPYHFGEWAFASRIRQRICKEMRQLQNCLYRDGSDSPKHFQIIRI; encoded by the coding sequence ATGATCACGACTACTGTAACTTTTTTAGTTTCATATTCTTTAGACGATGCTTTTCGGTTTGTGGCGGATTTTAGAAATTTAGTTTATTGGGGGGATAGAATTTCCAACGTCTCGCCGATTTCTTCCAGGAATGGAAATCATTTTCCCATTTATGAGCTACTCTATTCTTTCGGGCCTTTCAAACTCAAAGCAAATTATTTCGCAAAGGAATGGACTCCAAATTCTCGAATGATTATGGAAATTCATAGTTCGTTTATAGATCAAAGAGACATTTATACATTTCAAACTTCGAGTCGAGGAACTAAAATAACTTTTACAAATCATTCTAAACTTAAATACCCTTATCACTTCGGGGAATGGGCGTTTGCTTCGAGAATTAGACAAAGAATCTGCAAAGAAATGAGACAGTTGCAGAATTGTTTATACCGAGACGGTTCCGATTCTCCAAAGCACTTTCAAATCATTCGAATTTAA
- a CDS encoding ABC transporter substrate-binding protein encodes MDRFSLLNTSLTFFAGILVLSFLFSDCGFREEDPEELILSIPSDPISLDPLFSTDLSSRTVGKFLYPFLFQKTPEGKPAYQLVESFRLSGTGKIRSLKLKLRSHLLSNGEELRAGQVRESLRRLVTTPNPRKNQYEFIKEINVLGQKEIELKISGGLRQAIDALSLPPAGIVCCINGNEKKLEADSFETLEKNNISSIPKAGKYLLKEWKKNNYILLEKNPYTTENLPKRIRLRILASASTGIFLFSKGRMDLMRLPNFLLKNPHIKKENLRFRKGQGVQYIAIRANEPCFDENFRKALNTIVDPNLVIRKLLEGNADSTFGPIPPGNISQTEMQKIISENPEILSIQTRSQEKAKEYLKKSICYPKILEREIDFRMRGDEENNANGLALAGFLRELGLKIKIRPMEKAILYKENAEEKGDLTLLFWYADLPGAWHFIDPLFSGKDKGNGGNRAHYENQELEAIFSRAKNSDSLNPETTKALQILLRENPWIYLWSPHETFLISEKGKRYSSLEDYL; translated from the coding sequence TTGGACAGGTTTAGTCTTTTGAATACTTCTCTAACCTTTTTTGCAGGAATCCTTGTTTTGTCCTTTCTTTTTTCCGATTGCGGTTTCAGGGAGGAAGACCCGGAAGAATTGATTCTTTCCATACCTTCGGACCCGATCAGTCTGGATCCGTTATTTTCTACCGATTTATCTTCCCGTACTGTTGGAAAATTTTTATATCCGTTTTTATTTCAAAAAACTCCGGAAGGCAAGCCCGCATATCAACTCGTCGAATCGTTTCGCTTGTCCGGTACGGGAAAAATCCGTTCTCTCAAACTCAAACTCAGGTCGCATCTTTTATCCAACGGCGAAGAATTAAGAGCGGGACAGGTTCGAGAATCTCTACGAAGACTCGTAACCACTCCGAACCCGAGAAAAAATCAATACGAGTTTATCAAAGAAATCAACGTCCTCGGTCAAAAAGAAATTGAACTAAAAATTTCCGGAGGACTCAGACAAGCAATAGACGCTCTTTCTCTTCCTCCCGCCGGAATCGTTTGTTGCATAAACGGGAACGAAAAAAAATTGGAAGCGGATTCTTTCGAAACATTAGAAAAAAACAATATAAGTTCGATTCCGAAAGCGGGCAAATACCTTCTTAAAGAGTGGAAAAAGAATAACTATATCCTTCTTGAAAAAAATCCATACACAACCGAAAACCTTCCTAAAAGAATTCGACTGAGGATCTTAGCGTCGGCTTCCACCGGAATTTTTTTGTTTTCCAAAGGAAGGATGGATCTGATGCGTCTCCCGAATTTTTTACTCAAAAACCCTCACATCAAAAAGGAGAATCTTCGGTTTCGAAAAGGACAAGGAGTCCAATATATCGCGATTCGGGCAAATGAGCCTTGTTTCGACGAAAACTTTAGAAAAGCCTTAAATACAATCGTTGATCCGAACTTAGTGATTCGAAAATTATTGGAGGGGAATGCCGATTCCACATTCGGTCCAATTCCGCCCGGAAATATATCACAAACGGAGATGCAAAAGATCATCTCGGAAAATCCAGAAATTCTTTCGATACAAACTCGTTCCCAAGAGAAAGCCAAGGAATATTTGAAAAAGTCCATTTGTTATCCGAAAATACTCGAAAGAGAAATCGATTTTAGAATGCGCGGCGACGAGGAAAATAACGCGAATGGATTGGCATTGGCGGGATTTTTAAGAGAACTCGGATTAAAAATAAAAATCCGCCCGATGGAAAAAGCGATCCTTTATAAGGAAAACGCGGAAGAGAAAGGCGATCTAACGTTGCTTTTTTGGTACGCGGATTTACCCGGAGCTTGGCACTTTATCGATCCGTTGTTTTCGGGAAAGGACAAAGGCAACGGAGGAAACCGAGCGCATTATGAAAATCAGGAACTCGAAGCTATATTCTCAAGAGCAAAAAATTCAGATTCCTTAAATCCGGAAACGACCAAAGCCTTACAAATTCTTCTCAGAGAAAATCCTTGGATTTATCTTTGGTCTCCGCATGAGACTTTTCTAATATCCGAAAAAGGGAAACGTTATTCTAGTTTGGAGGATTATCTGTAA
- a CDS encoding protein-L-isoaspartate O-methyltransferase family protein: MFFSSKICNPILREKERKNMVDFQIVSRGIRNKEVLSAMRSIPRECFVPDSYVSQAYDDKPLPIGYHQTISQPFMVAWMSLLLEIRKGDRIFEIGTGSGYQSAVLIFLGAKLFSVEFFESLHKIALQNLELWSPGCTRTNHFVSGNATQILKPEFQFDKMISCAALPDLPGVESSYFHSLVPGGIFIFPMGKKKQFLITAKRSWNDWSFESKCEVKFVPLL; encoded by the coding sequence ATGTTTTTTTCATCTAAGATTTGTAATCCGATTCTTCGTGAAAAAGAGAGAAAGAATATGGTCGATTTCCAAATCGTTTCTCGAGGAATTCGCAATAAAGAAGTTCTCTCGGCGATGCGTTCGATTCCGAGAGAATGTTTTGTACCTGATTCTTATGTTTCGCAGGCGTATGACGACAAACCTCTGCCGATCGGATATCATCAGACGATTTCACAACCGTTCATGGTTGCATGGATGTCTTTGCTTCTTGAAATTCGAAAAGGCGATCGAATTTTCGAAATTGGCACCGGCTCGGGTTATCAAAGCGCCGTTTTAATTTTTCTTGGAGCGAAGTTATTCTCCGTTGAGTTCTTCGAATCTCTTCATAAAATCGCGCTTCAAAATTTGGAACTTTGGAGCCCGGGTTGCACTCGAACAAATCATTTTGTTAGCGGAAATGCGACTCAAATTCTCAAACCTGAATTTCAATTTGATAAGATGATTTCCTGCGCCGCTCTTCCCGATCTTCCCGGCGTGGAAAGTTCTTACTTTCACTCCCTGGTTCCGGGAGGAATTTTTATTTTTCCGATGGGAAAGAAAAAACAATTTTTAATAACCGCAAAAAGAAGTTGGAACGATTGGTCTTTTGAATCTAAGTGCGAAGTGAAGTTCGTTCCCTTACTTTAA
- a CDS encoding GAF domain-containing hybrid sensor histidine kinase/response regulator: METSKNHSAPIPFNEKERLDALHSYRIINTIPEEKFDSLTQIAAYICDSPFVLISLIDTNRLWFKSKIGMNISEIPRDISFCQYTIIQDEIFEIENALKDERFQNNPFVLGPPYIRFYAGTPLKTPEGFNVGTLCVFDTEPKSLNSRQKMILKVLSDQVIANFELIKKNRELVLVHEKKEELQKSKSQFFANMSHEIRTPVHGILGVTGLLSETKLQPEQKEYVDIIRRNGNLLLNLLNDILDFSKLESSHMKIEIIAFDLMDLLRDVFYLFETYAKRKNLEFKMVGDQPSSLIISTDPNRLKQILVNLVSNAFKFTEKGSVSIEFEFDIKSDSKQCDIRIRVKDTGIGIPEQKLKELFQAYTQMDTSVSRKYGGTGLGLAISKGLAEMMNFKLTTQSVINRGSVFEISGRIPLAERSEVNFEPKKLNPDTNGTSIQDLRILVAEDNETNQMLIKKVLEKLGYKPVIVSNGIEALHHIETKGTDVFFLDIQMPELSGIETAKILTQHTNQSIRPYIIAMTANASQEDKEDCLASGINEYISKPFRKEEIADLLNHFIARKNSKT, translated from the coding sequence GTGGAAACATCTAAGAATCATTCAGCTCCGATTCCATTTAACGAGAAGGAAAGACTCGATGCCCTACATTCTTATCGGATCATAAATACGATTCCGGAGGAAAAATTCGATTCGCTTACACAAATAGCGGCCTATATCTGCGATTCTCCGTTTGTACTCATTTCTTTGATCGATACGAATCGACTTTGGTTCAAGTCGAAAATCGGTATGAATATTTCCGAAATTCCGCGAGACATTTCGTTCTGCCAATACACAATTATTCAAGATGAAATTTTCGAAATCGAAAACGCCTTAAAGGACGAAAGATTTCAAAACAACCCTTTCGTTTTAGGCCCGCCTTATATTCGTTTTTATGCGGGCACACCCCTAAAAACACCCGAAGGATTTAACGTCGGAACTCTTTGCGTATTCGACACTGAACCGAAAAGTCTAAATTCCAGACAGAAAATGATTCTAAAAGTGTTATCCGATCAAGTCATCGCAAACTTCGAGTTGATTAAAAAGAATCGGGAGCTAGTTCTCGTTCACGAAAAAAAGGAAGAACTCCAAAAATCTAAAAGTCAGTTTTTTGCGAATATGAGCCATGAAATCCGCACTCCGGTTCACGGAATTTTAGGAGTCACGGGTCTTTTATCGGAAACGAAACTTCAACCGGAACAAAAAGAATACGTAGACATAATCCGAAGAAACGGCAATCTTTTGCTCAACCTTCTAAATGATATTTTAGATTTTTCTAAATTAGAATCGTCTCATATGAAAATCGAAATAATAGCCTTTGATCTTATGGATCTATTAAGGGACGTGTTCTATCTTTTTGAGACATACGCAAAACGTAAAAATTTGGAATTCAAAATGGTTGGAGATCAACCTTCCTCTTTGATCATTTCGACGGATCCGAACCGGCTGAAACAGATTCTAGTCAACCTCGTCTCAAACGCATTCAAGTTCACGGAAAAAGGAAGCGTATCGATCGAATTTGAATTCGACATCAAATCCGATTCGAAACAATGCGATATACGGATTCGGGTAAAGGACACCGGAATCGGGATACCGGAACAAAAACTCAAAGAGTTATTCCAAGCCTATACGCAGATGGATACTTCCGTTTCGAGAAAATACGGAGGAACCGGACTCGGTCTTGCGATCAGCAAAGGTCTTGCAGAAATGATGAATTTTAAACTGACCACACAAAGCGTCATAAATCGAGGGAGTGTTTTTGAAATTTCGGGCAGGATTCCTCTCGCTGAAAGATCGGAAGTAAACTTCGAACCTAAAAAACTGAACCCCGATACGAACGGAACTTCCATTCAAGACCTAAGAATCCTTGTAGCCGAGGACAATGAAACCAATCAAATGTTGATCAAAAAAGTTTTAGAAAAGCTGGGGTACAAACCTGTGATCGTTTCCAACGGAATCGAAGCGCTCCATCACATAGAAACAAAAGGAACCGACGTTTTTTTTCTGGATATTCAAATGCCGGAATTAAGCGGAATCGAAACTGCAAAAATTCTCACACAACATACCAATCAGTCCATTCGTCCTTATATCATTGCTATGACGGCTAATGCGAGTCAAGAGGACAAGGAAGACTGCTTGGCGTCCGGCATCAATGAATACATCAGCAAGCCGTTTCGTAAAGAGGAAATCGCCGATCTATTGAATCATTTTATTGCCAGAAAAAACTCAAAAACATAG
- a CDS encoding DUF1577 domain-containing protein: MSSMNGVKLKNRDLDVINSPEQRKHIIEKHLLKQSLNIKGGFDGETVTIQKYVDDGEKIVVELSSEKNFPENEEIVLYRILAKYVQLECSFLKKLSPKLVELNVNKISIAKSNRAFPRYLVTQDTVHVTNINSSKTVIDASLFNIPTLVKVSFEDYKAKLKPDNLGLIEIDVFKSDQDDKFELVKRSKKYIHIENTSLEDSYTSKDENQISVEDNIHEEIASLMRKYKDEKIISEIIYPIIYINHSRQSIPLGYIWVRNKEKTLGKDTIQKLAELSKEMVARIKESNTVLTTEKFQVIDISNNGICIKITDPHLIQTLPKHTGFVFDIYIRMQGYFKVFGAIRWVSYDEVSNLILGLELVGKSSFPGEREKFYKNIELLGQGQVSV, encoded by the coding sequence ATGAGTTCAATGAATGGTGTAAAACTGAAAAATCGAGATTTAGATGTCATAAATTCCCCGGAACAAAGGAAACATATTATTGAAAAACATTTATTAAAACAGAGTTTGAATATAAAAGGAGGCTTCGATGGGGAAACGGTTACCATTCAGAAATACGTAGACGACGGGGAAAAAATCGTAGTGGAATTATCGAGCGAAAAGAACTTTCCGGAAAACGAGGAAATTGTTTTGTATCGAATTCTCGCCAAGTACGTTCAATTGGAATGTAGCTTTTTGAAAAAACTCAGTCCGAAACTTGTAGAGCTCAATGTAAACAAAATCTCGATCGCCAAATCCAACCGGGCATTTCCGCGTTATCTTGTCACCCAAGATACGGTGCACGTCACGAACATCAATTCTTCCAAAACAGTTATCGACGCGTCCTTGTTTAACATTCCCACTTTGGTCAAGGTCAGCTTCGAAGATTACAAAGCGAAATTAAAACCGGATAACCTCGGCTTGATCGAAATAGACGTTTTCAAGTCGGATCAGGACGATAAGTTCGAATTGGTCAAACGAAGTAAAAAATACATTCACATCGAAAACACCTCTTTGGAAGACTCCTATACGTCCAAGGATGAAAACCAAATCAGCGTGGAAGATAATATTCACGAGGAAATCGCGTCTCTGATGAGGAAATATAAGGATGAAAAAATTATTTCCGAAATCATATATCCGATCATTTATATCAATCATTCCAGACAATCCATTCCTCTCGGTTATATTTGGGTCAGAAACAAGGAAAAGACTCTCGGTAAAGACACGATCCAAAAATTAGCGGAGCTTTCCAAAGAGATGGTCGCGCGAATTAAAGAGTCTAACACAGTTTTAACCACGGAAAAATTTCAGGTTATCGACATTTCCAATAACGGCATCTGTATTAAAATCACGGATCCTCATTTGATCCAAACTCTTCCCAAACACACAGGATTCGTTTTCGACATTTATATTCGTATGCAGGGATATTTTAAAGTGTTCGGAGCGATTCGTTGGGTTTCTTACGACGAAGTCAGTAACCTGATTTTGGGTCTGGAACTGGTAGGTAAATCCTCTTTTCCAGGAGAAAGAGAAAAGTTTTATAAAAATATTGAACTTTTAGGCCAAGGGCAAGTTTCGGTTTAA
- a CDS encoding pirin family protein → MNLRKVKTIRPSLRTIEGGGFPVRRPFPVRDLIQLDPFLLLDEMGPVEYKPGKAIGAPEHPHRGFETVTYLLTGEMEHRDSWGNYGKLKPGDVQWMTAGSGLVHSELPSNDFQKKGGWMHGFQLWVNLPSSQKMSRPKYQDTPSERIPEIETSDGKTKIRVIAGEVFGTKAVIETKIPILYYHFCLIPGADITVPVPESYNVFAFPFSGDGILHTEEGNISLKEGEMVWFERGKGEVRFSLHENSPNDWQFLLIGGEPVDEPVARYGPFVMNTQEEISQAFYDFHSGKMGAINS, encoded by the coding sequence ATGAATCTGAGAAAAGTGAAAACTATCAGACCGTCTCTGAGAACCATCGAAGGGGGAGGTTTTCCGGTACGGAGACCTTTTCCCGTTCGAGATTTAATTCAGCTAGATCCTTTTCTGTTATTAGACGAAATGGGACCTGTGGAATATAAACCCGGAAAAGCGATCGGTGCTCCAGAACATCCGCACAGAGGATTTGAAACGGTCACTTATTTATTGACCGGAGAGATGGAACACAGGGACTCATGGGGGAACTACGGAAAATTAAAACCCGGAGATGTCCAGTGGATGACGGCAGGTTCCGGCCTGGTTCATTCCGAATTACCCTCAAACGATTTTCAGAAAAAAGGCGGTTGGATGCACGGTTTTCAATTGTGGGTCAATTTACCTTCTTCTCAAAAAATGAGTCGTCCTAAATATCAAGACACTCCTTCCGAAAGAATTCCCGAAATTGAAACGTCCGATGGAAAAACAAAAATTAGAGTTATCGCGGGGGAAGTGTTCGGAACAAAAGCCGTAATCGAAACTAAAATTCCAATTTTATATTATCATTTTTGCCTAATTCCGGGCGCGGATATCACTGTTCCTGTTCCTGAGTCGTATAACGTATTCGCTTTCCCTTTTTCCGGAGACGGCATTTTGCATACTGAAGAAGGGAACATATCCTTAAAAGAAGGGGAAATGGTTTGGTTTGAAAGAGGCAAAGGTGAGGTTCGATTTTCTCTACACGAGAATTCCCCGAACGATTGGCAATTTCTTTTGATCGGAGGAGAACCGGTGGATGAACCGGTTGCAAGATACGGCCCTTTCGTGATGAACACTCAGGAAGAAATCTCTCAAGCTTTTTACGATTTTCATTCTGGGAAGATGGGCGCAATTAATTCGTAA